In the genome of Pseudomonas putida, one region contains:
- the nudC gene encoding NAD(+) diphosphatase — protein sequence MSARWTTAVLDPQITGGLAVARGPEGFLMDDNGALFPRDWLKRQDLDVLCEHGIGHLDGQPVFLLELRGSADVPGCSWRGLRQFMLEGDMLTYTVLGYAAQIGTWAREHRFCGSCGQPMTQIRWERAMYCQPCDLRSYPRISPSMIVLITRGDDVLLARSPRFVTGVYSTLAGFAEPGESAEDCLVREVREEVAVEVKNIQYVGSQCWPFPHSMMLGFHAEYAGGEIVMQPDEIEDAQWFNVHDLPPLPAGRSIARYLIDLYVARRLGLPDPVLPH from the coding sequence ATGTCAGCACGTTGGACTACCGCAGTACTCGACCCGCAGATCACTGGTGGCCTGGCCGTCGCCCGTGGCCCGGAAGGGTTCCTGATGGATGACAACGGCGCGCTGTTCCCCCGCGATTGGCTCAAGCGCCAGGACCTGGACGTGCTCTGCGAGCACGGCATCGGGCACCTGGACGGCCAGCCGGTGTTCCTGCTCGAGCTGCGTGGCAGCGCCGACGTGCCCGGCTGCAGTTGGCGCGGCCTGCGTCAGTTCATGCTCGAAGGCGACATGCTGACCTACACGGTCCTGGGCTATGCCGCGCAGATCGGCACCTGGGCCCGCGAGCATCGCTTCTGCGGCAGTTGCGGCCAGCCGATGACCCAGATCCGCTGGGAGCGGGCCATGTACTGCCAGCCGTGCGACCTGCGCAGCTACCCGCGCATCTCACCGAGCATGATCGTGCTGATCACCCGGGGGGATGACGTGCTGCTGGCGCGCTCGCCGCGCTTCGTCACCGGCGTCTACAGCACCCTGGCCGGTTTTGCCGAGCCGGGCGAATCGGCCGAGGACTGCCTGGTGCGCGAGGTGCGCGAGGAAGTGGCGGTGGAGGTGAAGAACATCCAGTACGTGGGCAGCCAGTGCTGGCCGTTCCCGCACTCGATGATGTTGGGCTTCCATGCCGAGTACGCGGGCGGCGAAATCGTCATGCAACCGGACGAGATCGAGGATGCCCAATGGTTCAACGTGCACGATCTGCCACCGTTGCCCGCCGGGCGCTCCATCGCCCGTTACCTGATCGACCTCTATGTGGCGCGTCGCCTGGGTCTACCCGACCCAGTGCTGCCACACTAG
- a CDS encoding TSUP family transporter yields MPFELTVEPLTLLILALVAFVAGFIDAIAGGGGLLTTPALLTAGMPPHLVLGTNKLSSTFGSATASFTYYRRKLFHPAQWRRALVGTLVGALLGAVAAHYMPADWLNKMLPVIVFACGVYLLFGGTPKAPLDADVPIKKKWQLPQGFGLGFYDGVAGPGTGAFWTVSTLLLYPIDLVRASGVARSMNFVSNIAALTVFIISGQVDYIVGLCMGLSVMVGAFFGARTAISGGSKFIRPVFIAVVLALTVRLVWQHWVG; encoded by the coding sequence ATGCCCTTCGAACTCACCGTAGAACCGCTCACCCTACTCATTCTCGCCCTGGTCGCCTTCGTCGCCGGTTTCATCGATGCCATCGCTGGCGGCGGCGGCCTGCTCACCACCCCGGCGTTGCTCACTGCAGGCATGCCACCTCACTTGGTGCTCGGCACCAACAAGCTCAGTTCCACCTTCGGCTCGGCCACCGCCAGCTTCACCTACTACCGGCGCAAGTTGTTCCATCCCGCGCAGTGGCGCCGGGCCTTGGTCGGCACCTTGGTCGGCGCGCTGCTGGGGGCCGTGGCCGCCCACTACATGCCAGCCGATTGGCTGAACAAGATGCTGCCGGTGATCGTCTTCGCCTGTGGCGTCTATCTGCTGTTCGGCGGCACGCCCAAGGCACCTTTGGACGCCGACGTGCCGATCAAGAAGAAGTGGCAGCTCCCCCAGGGCTTTGGCCTGGGCTTCTATGACGGCGTGGCCGGCCCGGGCACCGGGGCGTTCTGGACGGTCAGCACACTGCTGCTCTACCCCATCGATCTGGTCCGCGCCAGCGGCGTGGCGCGCAGCATGAACTTCGTCAGCAACATCGCGGCGCTGACGGTGTTCATCATTTCCGGGCAGGTGGATTACATCGTAGGCCTGTGCATGGGCCTGTCGGTGATGGTCGGCGCCTTCTTCGGCGCACGCACGGCGATCAGTGGCGGCAGCAAGTTCATCCGCCCGGTGTTCATCGCCGTGGTGCTGGCGCTGACCGTGCGCCTAGTGTGGCAGCACTGGGTCGGGTAG
- a CDS encoding NAD(P)/FAD-dependent oxidoreductase, whose amino-acid sequence MFKQSAQHIASYYAQTYPTAIPLRPALQDALDTDVLIIGAGFSGLHTALRLALAGKRVVVLEASRVAWAASGRNGGQALLGWSCDMPPLEKALGVERARRLWDSMRWAAEEMRELPGRHGFEVDYRVGSLWTAVMPRRVKILEEAKHEAEQKWGYDCLRLIGRDELPDWIDSPRYQAALYDPNGAHLNPLKLAQGLAAAIEAAGGRIFEQSHVLDYHESPSGFVARTRLGEVRSQVLVLACNAYIDRLDRDLARRLLPVGSYQVATAPLDPGLAQSLLPRNSCVIDNQFVPDYFRLTPDHRLLFGGGCTYLGGIPKDVASATRPYLERVFPQLTGVGLDYAWGGHLDCSIQRTPDIGRQGQRYWLQGFSGHGVLPTLAAARAVSDAILGDDDLLGLYQGIDNGRFPGGELMAAPLEAAAKAWYRLRDYV is encoded by the coding sequence ATGTTCAAGCAATCCGCCCAGCACATTGCCAGCTACTACGCCCAGACCTACCCCACCGCGATCCCCCTGCGCCCTGCCCTGCAAGACGCCTTGGACACCGACGTGTTGATCATCGGCGCCGGCTTCAGCGGCTTGCACACGGCACTGCGCCTGGCTCTGGCCGGCAAACGTGTGGTCGTGCTGGAGGCCAGCCGGGTGGCATGGGCCGCCTCCGGGCGCAACGGTGGCCAGGCGCTGCTGGGCTGGTCCTGCGACATGCCGCCGCTGGAAAAGGCCCTGGGTGTGGAACGCGCCCGCCGCCTCTGGGACAGCATGCGCTGGGCCGCCGAAGAAATGCGCGAGTTGCCCGGGCGCCATGGCTTCGAGGTGGACTACCGGGTCGGCAGCCTGTGGACCGCGGTGATGCCTCGCCGCGTGAAGATACTCGAAGAGGCCAAGCACGAAGCCGAACAGAAATGGGGCTACGACTGCCTGCGCCTGATCGGCCGCGATGAGCTGCCCGACTGGATCGACAGCCCCCGCTACCAGGCCGCTCTGTATGATCCCAACGGCGCCCACCTCAATCCCCTCAAGCTGGCCCAGGGTCTGGCCGCCGCCATCGAGGCCGCTGGCGGACGGATCTTCGAGCAAAGCCACGTGCTCGACTACCACGAAAGCCCAAGCGGCTTCGTCGCCCGCACACGCCTTGGCGAAGTGCGCAGCCAGGTGCTGGTGCTGGCGTGCAACGCCTACATCGACCGCCTCGACCGCGATCTTGCACGCCGCTTGCTGCCGGTCGGGTCCTACCAGGTCGCCACCGCGCCCCTGGACCCGGGTTTGGCCCAGTCGCTACTGCCGCGCAACAGCTGTGTGATCGACAACCAGTTCGTCCCCGATTACTTCCGCCTCACGCCTGACCATCGCCTGCTGTTCGGTGGCGGCTGCACCTACCTCGGCGGTATCCCCAAGGACGTCGCCAGCGCCACGCGTCCTTACCTGGAGCGCGTGTTCCCACAGCTCACCGGGGTGGGTCTGGACTACGCCTGGGGCGGTCATCTGGATTGCAGCATCCAGCGCACCCCCGACATCGGCCGCCAGGGCCAACGCTATTGGCTGCAAGGCTTCTCCGGGCATGGCGTGCTGCCGACCCTGGCCGCGGCCCGGGCGGTGAGCGATGCGATCCTCGGCGACGATGACCTGCTGGGGCTGTACCAAGGCATCGACAATGGCCGCTTCCCCGGCGGCGAGCTGATGGCCGCGCCCTTGGAGGCGGCGGCGAAAGCCTGGTACCGGTTGCGCGACTATGTCTAG
- a CDS encoding LysR substrate-binding domain-containing protein, translating to MRRLPSLTALRTFECAARHGHFGRAAAELCVTDSAVSHQIRQLEDQLGVALFERAGRQVRPTTEAERLLHHLQQAFELIGKACDELRDPASQAVLRVAVTAELAQKWLVARLADFSSRYPHITLHLHEQPINAGAPALDIDIAITYGTSALDASTHFVRPLPLLQFFPVCSPGLFNQCGLKRPRDLVRHCLLHDDQDGRTWTTWLATHAEDALPTRQLYFPHAALALEAAVLGQGVAMGDNLTCQADLQSGRLVRPFTASVTAQGQYALVCERLRLERGAVAEFIDWFTEQITEP from the coding sequence ATGCGCCGCCTGCCTTCCCTGACTGCTTTGCGCACGTTCGAATGCGCCGCCCGCCATGGCCATTTTGGTCGGGCCGCCGCCGAGCTGTGCGTGACCGACAGTGCGGTCAGCCACCAGATTCGCCAACTGGAAGACCAGCTTGGCGTGGCCCTGTTCGAGCGGGCGGGCCGCCAGGTGCGGCCGACCACCGAAGCCGAGCGCCTGTTGCATCACCTGCAGCAGGCCTTCGAGCTGATCGGCAAGGCCTGTGACGAGCTGCGCGACCCTGCCTCCCAGGCTGTGCTGCGGGTCGCGGTCACGGCGGAGTTGGCGCAGAAATGGCTGGTCGCGCGGCTGGCCGACTTCAGCAGCCGATACCCGCACATCACCCTGCATCTGCACGAACAGCCCATCAACGCCGGTGCCCCGGCCCTGGATATCGACATCGCCATCACCTACGGCACCAGCGCGCTGGACGCCAGCACCCACTTCGTGCGCCCTTTGCCGCTGCTGCAGTTCTTCCCCGTGTGCAGCCCAGGACTGTTCAACCAATGTGGGCTCAAGCGCCCGCGGGACCTGGTGCGCCATTGCCTGCTGCACGATGACCAGGACGGGCGCACCTGGACCACCTGGCTGGCCACCCATGCCGAGGACGCCTTGCCCACCCGCCAGTTGTACTTCCCCCACGCCGCGCTGGCTCTGGAAGCGGCGGTGCTGGGGCAGGGGGTGGCGATGGGCGACAACCTGACTTGCCAGGCCGACCTGCAAAGTGGCCGCCTGGTGCGCCCCTTTACCGCTAGCGTGACCGCTCAGGGCCAGTACGCGCTGGTCTGTGAGCGCTTGCGTCTGGAGCGGGGTGCGGTGGCCGAATTCATCGACTGGTTCACCGAACAGATCACCGAACCTTGA
- the aguA gene encoding agmatine deiminase: MARSLTTTPKADGFRLPGEFERKTRCWLGWPERPDVWRNGGKPAQKVWVDIVTAIASSEPVTVCASAAQYANARRLLPAHVRVVEMTCNDTWFRDSGACFVVNDGTGEVRGVDFEFNAYGGLDGGLYYPWDKDDQIAQKMLEIEGLDRYRAPLIAELGGIQSDGQGSLLTTEQCLLNRNRNAHLGKDEVTRRLEDYLGAEQVIWLPRGCKFDETDGHVDDLACFVRPGEVVLQWTDDRNDPQWEIYQEAYDILRSTRDSRGRELKVHKLPQPQVLEWTAEEAAGLDQVDGTHLRQAGTRICASYINYYAGNSAIVVPLFGDRNDSVAQATLAELFPDHRIIGIENSREILLGGGNVACITMPQYAAGGR; the protein is encoded by the coding sequence ATGGCACGTTCGCTCACCACCACCCCCAAGGCCGATGGTTTCCGCCTGCCTGGCGAATTCGAGCGCAAGACGCGCTGCTGGCTCGGCTGGCCGGAGCGTCCGGATGTGTGGCGCAATGGCGGCAAGCCTGCGCAGAAGGTCTGGGTCGACATCGTCACCGCCATCGCCTCCAGCGAACCGGTGACCGTCTGCGCCTCCGCTGCCCAGTACGCCAATGCCAGGCGTTTGCTGCCAGCCCATGTGCGGGTGGTGGAAATGACCTGCAACGACACCTGGTTCCGCGACAGCGGCGCGTGCTTCGTGGTCAATGACGGCACCGGCGAGGTGCGTGGCGTGGACTTCGAGTTCAATGCCTACGGTGGCTTGGACGGCGGCCTGTACTACCCCTGGGACAAAGACGACCAGATCGCCCAGAAGATGCTCGAGATCGAAGGCCTGGACCGCTACCGCGCGCCGCTGATCGCCGAACTGGGCGGTATCCAGAGCGATGGCCAGGGCAGCCTGCTGACCACCGAGCAGTGCCTGCTCAACCGCAACCGCAACGCCCACCTGGGCAAGGACGAAGTCACCCGCCGACTTGAGGACTACCTGGGCGCCGAGCAGGTGATCTGGCTGCCGCGTGGTTGCAAGTTCGACGAGACCGATGGCCACGTCGATGACCTGGCCTGCTTCGTGCGGCCAGGGGAGGTGGTGCTGCAATGGACCGATGATCGCAACGATCCGCAGTGGGAAATCTACCAGGAGGCCTACGACATCCTGCGCAGCACCCGTGACAGCCGTGGTCGCGAACTGAAGGTGCACAAACTGCCGCAACCCCAGGTGCTGGAGTGGACCGCCGAGGAAGCGGCCGGGCTGGACCAGGTCGACGGCACCCACCTGCGCCAGGCGGGCACCCGCATCTGCGCGTCCTACATCAACTATTACGCCGGTAACTCGGCGATCGTCGTGCCGCTGTTCGGTGATCGCAACGACAGCGTGGCCCAGGCGACCCTGGCCGAGCTGTTCCCCGACCACCGCATCATCGGCATCGAGAATTCGCGGGAGATCCTGCTCGGCGGTGGTAACGTCGCCTGCATCACCATGCCGCAATACGCTGCGGGAGGTCGCTGA
- a CDS encoding extracellular solute-binding protein has translation MKLAPLALAVALGCAASAAQAADAQQPTVNLYIWGEYLAPDTLTNFEKQTGIRVVADHFDSLETAETKLLTGGSGYDVVLSAGQHLSRAIASGALQPLDKDKLPHLAGIGEEFRQHMAVFDPGNRYAGTYAWGTTGVGYQQQAVAARLKEAPRDSWAMLLDPQVVAKFADCGVSFLNDPNEVFAATMRYLGLDINQQRLEDLKTAEAHLRKVRPYIRYFDNDRNINDLANGETCVAMSWNGNVAIAQAQAEQAGKPFSLDYSIPKEGTLIWLDALVVPKDAPHPEAAWKLMDYLMQPEVIAPITDTIHYANAITAADGLVDPKIRNAPGTYPPAEVRARLYSKNDNAKAFNRELTRAFSRLKSGT, from the coding sequence ATGAAACTCGCCCCGCTGGCCCTGGCGGTCGCCCTGGGTTGCGCAGCGTCGGCGGCCCAGGCAGCCGACGCACAACAGCCGACCGTCAATCTGTACATCTGGGGCGAATACCTCGCCCCGGACACCCTGACCAATTTCGAGAAGCAGACCGGCATCCGCGTGGTGGCCGACCACTTCGACTCGCTGGAAACCGCCGAGACCAAGCTGCTTACCGGCGGCAGTGGCTACGACGTGGTGCTCAGCGCCGGCCAGCACTTGAGCCGGGCGATCGCCAGCGGTGCCCTGCAGCCGCTGGACAAGGACAAACTGCCGCACCTGGCGGGCATCGGCGAGGAGTTTCGCCAGCACATGGCGGTGTTCGACCCCGGTAACCGCTATGCCGGCACCTACGCCTGGGGTACCACGGGCGTTGGCTATCAGCAGCAGGCGGTGGCGGCACGGCTCAAGGAGGCGCCGCGCGACAGCTGGGCGATGCTGCTCGATCCGCAGGTGGTGGCAAAGTTCGCCGATTGCGGTGTGAGCTTCCTCAATGATCCCAACGAGGTGTTCGCCGCGACGATGCGTTACCTGGGGCTGGACATCAACCAGCAGCGCCTGGAGGACCTCAAGACCGCTGAAGCGCACCTGCGCAAGGTCCGTCCGTACATCCGCTACTTTGACAATGACCGCAACATCAATGACCTGGCCAATGGCGAGACCTGCGTGGCCATGTCGTGGAACGGCAACGTGGCCATCGCCCAGGCCCAGGCCGAGCAGGCGGGCAAACCGTTCAGCCTGGACTACAGCATTCCCAAGGAAGGCACGTTGATCTGGCTCGATGCGCTGGTGGTGCCCAAGGATGCGCCGCATCCGGAGGCGGCGTGGAAATTGATGGACTACCTGATGCAGCCGGAGGTGATCGCGCCGATCACCGACACCATTCACTACGCCAACGCGATCACGGCGGCCGACGGATTGGTGGACCCGAAGATCCGCAACGCCCCAGGGACCTATCCGCCAGCCGAGGTGAGGGCGCGGTTGTACAGCAAGAACGACAACGCCAAGGCCTTCAACCGGGAGCTGACCCGGGCGTTCAGCCGGCTCAAGAGCGGGACCTGA
- a CDS encoding DNA topoisomerase III, giving the protein MRLFLCEKPSQAKDIAKVLGATRKADGCWQGTDVCVTWCIGHLLETAPPDSYDERYKRWNLADLPIIPEKWKMLVKPKTASQFKAVKRLLGQARELVIATDADREGEMIARELVEHCRYHGPIQRLWLSALDDASIRKALARLLPGQETFSLYHSALGRSRADWLIGMNMSRLFTLLGRQSGYQGVLPVGRVQTPTLRLVVDRDRSIADFVPVPYWAIDVHLQSSGSVFTAQWRAPEDACDDQGRCLNPALAQQAAADMRATASAQVTKVATERVREAAPLPFDLGTLQEVCSKKLGLGAQETLDIAQALYETHKLITYPRSDCGYLPLSQHGEAPAILAALQRADTSLAPLQPHLEPQRRSRAWNDAKVSAHHGIIPTAAANDPSRLPPKYKAVYTLIRARYLAQFLSNHEYDRTQAEFDCAGHALRAVGKQIVEPGWRRALPEALTPAKGREAPPPQVLPSLSQGQACAVHDLQLKDLWTQPPKPFTEGDLIKAMKNVAKLVDDPLLKQKLKETTGIGTEATRASIIQGLLDRGYLVKNGKALSATPAAFSLIDAVPRAIADPGTTAIWEQALDMVQSGEMSLEEFVARQSAWMGKLVQRCSGMRLTISGPPVPAGGKGAPWKKKRRSTAKGKASDDSAKTTGSKPRQPRRKTSR; this is encoded by the coding sequence ATGCGCCTGTTCCTCTGCGAAAAACCCTCCCAGGCCAAGGACATCGCCAAAGTCCTCGGTGCCACCCGCAAGGCCGACGGCTGCTGGCAAGGCACCGACGTCTGCGTGACGTGGTGCATCGGCCACCTGCTCGAAACCGCCCCACCCGACAGCTACGACGAGCGCTACAAGCGCTGGAACCTCGCTGACCTGCCGATCATTCCGGAAAAATGGAAGATGCTGGTCAAGCCCAAGACCGCCAGCCAGTTCAAGGCCGTCAAACGCCTGCTTGGCCAAGCCCGGGAGCTGGTGATCGCCACTGACGCCGATCGCGAGGGCGAGATGATCGCCCGCGAGCTGGTGGAACACTGTCGCTACCACGGCCCGATCCAGCGCCTGTGGCTCTCGGCGCTGGACGACGCCTCGATCCGCAAGGCCCTGGCTCGCCTGCTGCCGGGCCAGGAAACCTTCAGCCTGTACCATTCGGCCCTCGGTCGCTCCCGCGCCGACTGGCTGATCGGCATGAACATGAGCCGCCTGTTCACCTTGCTGGGCCGCCAATCCGGCTACCAAGGCGTGCTGCCGGTCGGCCGGGTACAGACGCCGACCCTGCGCTTGGTGGTCGACCGCGACCGCAGCATCGCCGACTTCGTGCCGGTGCCCTATTGGGCCATCGACGTGCACCTACAGAGCAGCGGTAGCGTCTTCACCGCCCAATGGCGCGCGCCCGAAGATGCCTGTGACGACCAAGGTCGTTGCCTGAACCCGGCCTTGGCCCAGCAGGCTGCCGCCGACATGAGGGCGACCGCAAGCGCCCAGGTGACCAAGGTGGCCACCGAACGCGTGCGCGAAGCGGCGCCCCTGCCCTTCGACCTGGGCACCCTGCAGGAAGTCTGCTCCAAGAAGCTCGGCCTTGGCGCACAGGAGACCTTGGATATCGCTCAGGCCCTGTACGAAACCCACAAGCTGATCACCTACCCGCGCAGCGACTGCGGTTACCTGCCGCTCAGCCAGCACGGCGAAGCGCCGGCGATCCTGGCCGCCTTGCAACGTGCCGACACCAGTCTCGCGCCTTTGCAACCGCACCTGGAGCCCCAGCGCCGCTCACGGGCCTGGAACGACGCCAAGGTCAGCGCCCACCACGGCATCATCCCCACCGCCGCCGCCAACGACCCTTCGCGCCTGCCGCCCAAGTACAAGGCCGTCTATACATTGATCCGCGCCCGCTACCTGGCGCAGTTCCTGTCCAACCACGAGTACGATCGCACACAGGCCGAGTTCGACTGCGCCGGCCATGCCCTGCGCGCGGTGGGCAAGCAGATCGTCGAACCTGGCTGGCGCCGCGCCCTGCCCGAGGCGCTGACCCCGGCCAAAGGCCGCGAAGCGCCACCTCCTCAGGTATTGCCGTCGCTGAGCCAAGGCCAGGCCTGCGCGGTGCATGACCTGCAACTCAAGGACCTGTGGACCCAGCCCCCCAAACCCTTCACCGAGGGTGATCTGATCAAGGCGATGAAGAATGTCGCCAAGCTGGTGGACGACCCACTGCTCAAGCAGAAGCTCAAGGAAACCACCGGCATCGGCACCGAGGCCACCCGCGCCAGCATCATTCAAGGCCTGCTCGACCGCGGTTACCTGGTCAAGAACGGCAAGGCCCTGTCCGCCACGCCTGCGGCCTTCAGCCTGATCGACGCCGTGCCCCGCGCTATCGCCGACCCCGGCACCACCGCCATCTGGGAGCAGGCACTGGACATGGTGCAGAGCGGCGAGATGAGCCTGGAAGAATTCGTCGCCCGGCAATCGGCCTGGATGGGCAAGCTGGTGCAGCGCTGCAGCGGCATGCGCCTGACCATCAGCGGACCGCCTGTGCCGGCTGGGGGCAAGGGCGCGCCATGGAAGAAGAAACGGCGCAGTACCGCAAAAGGCAAGGCTTCTGACGACAGCGCCAAAACAACAGGCAGCAAGCCGAGGCAACCACGGCGCAAGACCTCCCGTTAA
- a CDS encoding GNAT family N-acetyltransferase, giving the protein MNKISVRLADWHKDNADIRRIREAVFVAEQHIPPELEFDAEDQDALHFLALEGDYPIGTARLLPDGTIGRISVLKDWRGLKVGDTLVRAVIVEAQNRDLKQQMLSAQVHATPFYERLGFRVVSEEFLEAGIPHVDMVRDSCEPA; this is encoded by the coding sequence ATGAATAAGATCAGCGTTCGCCTCGCCGACTGGCATAAAGACAACGCCGATATCCGCCGCATCCGCGAAGCGGTGTTCGTGGCCGAGCAGCACATTCCGCCGGAGTTAGAGTTCGACGCCGAGGACCAGGATGCCCTGCACTTCCTGGCCCTGGAGGGCGACTACCCGATCGGTACCGCCCGCCTGCTGCCCGACGGCACCATTGGCCGGATCTCGGTGCTCAAGGACTGGCGCGGTTTGAAAGTCGGCGACACCCTGGTGCGTGCGGTGATCGTCGAGGCGCAGAACCGCGACCTCAAGCAGCAGATGCTCAGCGCCCAGGTACACGCCACGCCGTTCTACGAGCGCCTGGGATTCCGGGTGGTCAGCGAGGAATTCCTCGAAGCCGGCATCCCGCACGTGGACATGGTGCGCGACTCCTGCGAACCGGCCTGA
- a CDS encoding ribosomal protein uL16 3-hydroxylase yields MNPDTPLQLLGGLTAREFLRDYWQKKPLLVRQAFPDFESPIDPDELAGLALEEEVESRLVLEHGERPWELRRGPFAEDTFATLPERDWTLLVQAVDQFVPEVAELLEHFRFLPSWRIDDVMVSFAAPGGSVGPHFDNYDVFLLQGHGKRNWKVGQMCDSDSPLLEHTDLRILAEFEQSGEWTLEPGDMLYLPPRLAHYGVAEDDCLTYSVGFRAPSAAEVLTHFTDFLSQFLPDEERYSDADAQPAADPHQIQHDALDRLKSLLAEHMGDERLLLTWFGQFMTEPRYPELVSGEELSEEDLIDSLEQGAILIRNPSARMAWSEVDDNLLLFASGQSRLLSGHLRELLKLVCAADALHIENLVQWLEDEEGLTLLCQLVKQGSLGFANE; encoded by the coding sequence ATGAATCCTGATACTCCACTGCAGCTGCTGGGCGGCCTGACGGCCCGTGAATTCCTTCGCGACTACTGGCAGAAGAAGCCCCTGCTGGTGCGCCAGGCCTTCCCGGATTTCGAAAGCCCGATCGACCCTGACGAGCTGGCCGGCCTTGCCCTGGAAGAGGAAGTCGAGTCGCGCCTGGTGCTCGAGCATGGCGAGCGTCCGTGGGAGCTGCGTCGCGGCCCCTTCGCCGAGGACACCTTCGCCACGCTGCCCGAGCGCGACTGGACCCTGCTGGTCCAGGCAGTGGACCAGTTCGTCCCGGAAGTGGCCGAGCTGCTGGAGCACTTCCGCTTCCTGCCGAGCTGGCGTATCGATGATGTGATGGTCAGCTTCGCAGCGCCTGGCGGCAGCGTCGGCCCACACTTCGACAACTATGACGTGTTCCTGCTTCAAGGCCACGGCAAGCGCAACTGGAAAGTCGGCCAGATGTGCGACAGCGACAGCCCGTTGCTGGAGCACACCGACCTGCGCATCCTCGCAGAATTCGAGCAGAGCGGCGAATGGACCCTGGAGCCCGGCGACATGCTCTACCTGCCGCCGCGCCTGGCCCACTATGGCGTGGCCGAAGACGACTGCCTGACCTATTCGGTAGGCTTCCGCGCCCCGAGCGCTGCTGAAGTGCTGACCCACTTCACCGACTTCCTCAGCCAGTTCCTGCCAGATGAGGAGCGCTACAGCGACGCCGACGCCCAGCCTGCCGCCGACCCGCACCAGATCCAGCACGATGCCCTGGACCGCCTCAAGTCCCTGCTGGCCGAGCACATGGGCGATGAGCGCCTGCTGCTCACCTGGTTCGGCCAGTTCATGACCGAGCCGCGCTACCCGGAGCTGGTGTCCGGTGAAGAGCTGAGCGAGGAAGACCTGATCGACAGCCTGGAGCAAGGCGCCATTTTGATCCGCAACCCGAGTGCGCGCATGGCCTGGTCGGAAGTCGACGACAACCTGCTGCTGTTCGCCAGCGGCCAGAGCCGTCTGCTCTCGGGCCACCTGCGCGAACTGCTGAAACTGGTCTGCGCCGCCGACGCACTGCACATCGAAAACCTTGTACAGTGGCTGGAAGACGAAGAAGGCCTGACATTGCTGTGCCAACTGGTCAAACAAGGAAGCCTGGGATTTGCCAATGAATAA